From Rutidosis leptorrhynchoides isolate AG116_Rl617_1_P2 chromosome 3, CSIRO_AGI_Rlap_v1, whole genome shotgun sequence, a single genomic window includes:
- the LOC139899735 gene encoding probable LRR receptor-like serine/threonine-protein kinase At3g47570, with protein MRGLVEFDLSHNNLSGQISRYLEEFPLYALNLSFNDFGGEVPVKGVFANASGISVVGNMKLCGGSREVRLPKCKNKENNKSKATDGFSEANLIGKGGTSSVYKGVFEHDDRFVAVKILHLHIRGAHKNFTRECEAWRSTRHRNLLKIITSCSSVDFQDNDFKALVYEFMPNESLHDWLHSSPSNILLDDDMVAHVGDFGLVRFLGTNSDQNSSFGLKGIIGYAPPAEVLALLYAHS; from the exons ATGAGGGGATTGGTGGAATTTGATCTTTCTCATAATAATCTTTCGGGCCAAATTTCCCGATACTTAGAAGAGTTTCCATTATACGCATTAAACCTTTCATTTAACGATTTTGGGGGTGAAGTACCAGTGAAAGGAGTGTTTGCCAATGCAAGTGGCATCTCTGTAGTGGGGAATATGAAGCTTTGTGGTGGATCGCGAGAAGTTAGGTTACCCAAATGCAAAAACAAGGAGAACAATAAAAGTAAAG CTACGGATGGCTTCTCTGAAGCCAATTTGATTGGCAAGGGTGGGACCAGCTCTGTTTATAAAGGAGTTTTTGAACATGATGATAGATTTGTTGCAGTGAAAATCTTGCATCTTCATATTCGAGGAGCTCACAAAAACTTTACAAGAGAATGTGAAGCATGGCGTAGTACTCGACACAGGAATCTATTGAAGATAATTACTTCGTGTTCTAGTGTTGACTTTCAAGACAATGATTTTAAAGCTTTGGTTTATGAGTTCATGCCCAATGAAAGCTTACACGATTGGTTGCATTCAAGT CCTAGCAACATTCTCTTGGATGATGATATGGTGGCCCATGTTGGAGACTTTGGTTTAGTTCGATTTCTTGGAACAAATTCAGACCAAAATAGCTCATTTGGGTTGAAAGGAATAATTGGTTATGCACCTCCAGCTGAAGTTCTTGCACTCTTATATGCTCATAGTTAA